One Buttiauxella gaviniae genomic region harbors:
- a CDS encoding SOS response-associated peptidase family protein gives MCGRFTQYNTREEYLSWLADESERDIPYDPEPLGRYNVAPGTKVLLLNERDNILHLDPVVWSFAPAWWGKQPLINARVETAATSRMFKPLWTHGRAIVFADAWYEWKNEGGTKQPYLIYREDRHPLLFAAIGHPPFERGDEHEGFVIVTAAADKGLIDIHDRRPLTLTPSAARRWLRQETTSQEAEEIAREGSVPVDEFTWHAVTRAVGNVKNQGAGLIEPIDKSP, from the coding sequence ATGTGCGGAAGATTCACGCAGTACAACACACGCGAAGAATATCTTAGCTGGCTTGCTGACGAGTCCGAGCGGGATATCCCCTACGATCCAGAACCCCTCGGCCGATACAATGTCGCACCCGGTACGAAAGTTCTGCTGCTCAATGAACGGGATAACATTCTGCATCTCGATCCGGTGGTCTGGTCTTTTGCGCCAGCGTGGTGGGGTAAACAACCCCTCATCAATGCACGGGTTGAAACTGCCGCAACGAGCAGGATGTTTAAACCGTTATGGACACATGGACGGGCAATCGTTTTTGCTGATGCCTGGTATGAATGGAAAAATGAAGGAGGAACTAAACAACCTTACCTGATATATCGAGAGGACCGGCATCCACTTCTCTTCGCCGCTATTGGCCATCCCCCGTTTGAGCGAGGAGATGAACACGAAGGTTTTGTTATTGTCACCGCAGCCGCCGATAAAGGTCTCATTGATATTCATGATCGTCGTCCTCTGACACTGACGCCATCAGCCGCCAGACGCTGGCTACGGCAGGAGACGACAAGCCAGGAAGCAGAAGAAATAGCGCGGGAAGGAAGTGTGCCGGTAGATGAGTTTACGTGGCATGCCGTCACTCGGGCTGTGGGTAATGTCAAAAATCAGGGGGCCGGGCTGATTGAGCCGATCGATAAATCGCCATAG